In one window of Gemmatimonadota bacterium DNA:
- the hypE gene encoding hydrogenase expression/formation protein HypE, producing the protein MTGVRFDGLSCPVPLDDTERVQLGHGSGGKLSARLIRERFLPHLGNPWLAQLGDGAVVTIGGAEAVLSTDTFVVSPLEFPGGDIGVLAVHGTVNDVAMMGARPCFLTAGFVLEEGLPLETLERIVRSMAAAANAAGIPFVTGDTKVVERGKADGLYINTTGLGLVDPAFRPGPDRARPGDVILLSGVLGRHGMAIMAAREGLAFESAITSDTANLAPLVERLKASAGDAMRALRDPTRGGLASALNEIAQASKAGMQLREDRIPVPTDVAAACDMLGLDPMYVANEGVLTAIVAPERAEAALAALRSHPTGAAACIIGTVTANHPGYVVLETRIGGTRVVDMLPGDQLPRIC; encoded by the coding sequence ATGACCGGCGTCCGGTTCGACGGCCTCTCCTGCCCGGTGCCCCTCGACGACACCGAGCGGGTGCAGCTGGGGCACGGCTCGGGCGGCAAGCTCTCCGCCCGGCTCATCCGGGAGCGCTTCCTGCCGCACCTCGGCAACCCCTGGCTTGCCCAGCTGGGCGATGGCGCGGTGGTGACCATCGGCGGGGCGGAGGCGGTCCTCTCCACCGACACCTTCGTGGTCAGCCCGCTCGAGTTCCCCGGGGGGGACATCGGCGTGCTCGCGGTGCACGGCACCGTGAACGACGTGGCGATGATGGGGGCACGGCCCTGCTTCCTGACCGCCGGCTTCGTGCTGGAGGAGGGGCTGCCGCTCGAGACCTTGGAGCGGATCGTGCGCAGCATGGCGGCGGCCGCGAACGCGGCGGGGATCCCCTTCGTCACCGGCGACACCAAGGTGGTGGAGCGGGGCAAGGCCGATGGCCTCTACATCAACACCACCGGCCTGGGCCTGGTCGACCCGGCCTTCCGGCCCGGCCCCGATCGCGCCCGGCCGGGCGACGTGATCCTGCTGAGCGGGGTGCTGGGCCGGCACGGCATGGCCATCATGGCCGCGCGCGAGGGCCTGGCGTTCGAGAGCGCCATCACCAGCGACACCGCCAACCTGGCGCCGCTGGTGGAGCGCCTGAAGGCGTCGGCCGGCGACGCCATGCGCGCCCTGCGCGACCCCACCCGCGGCGGCCTCGCCAGCGCGCTCAACGAGATCGCCCAGGCCTCGAAGGCAGGCATGCAGCTGCGCGAGGACCGCATCCCGGTCCCGACCGACGTTGCCGCCGCCTGCGACATGCTCGGCCTCGACCCGATGTATGTCGCCAACGAAGGGGTGCTCACGGCAATCGTCGCGCCGGAACGCGCCGAGGCCGCCCTGGCCGCCCTGCGCAGCCACCCGACCGGCGCCGCCGCCTGCATCATCGGCACCGTGACCGCCAACCATCCCGGGTATGTGGTGCTGGAGACGCGCATCGGAGGGACCCGGGTGGTCGACATGCTCCCCGGGGACCAGCTGCCGCGGATCTGCTGA
- the cysK gene encoding cysteine synthase A, producing the protein MKARTILETIGNTPHVRINRLFGAQSEVWLKLERANPGGSIKDRIGLAMIEDAEKRGVLTKASVIIEPTSGNTGIGLAMTAAVKGYRLILVMPESMSVERRRIMAAYGAELDLTPREKGMKGAIERARELLAATPGGWMPQQFENPANIEVHKRTTAREILADFPEGIDVLITGVGTGGHLTGVSEALKEKLPRLQTYAVEPAKSPVISGGQPSPHKIQGIGAGFIPANLHTATLDGTIQVTEEEAFSYAARAAREEGIFVGPSSGASLAAVAKKLPELAPGARVLVFCYDTGERYLSIEGLF; encoded by the coding sequence ATGAAGGCCAGGACCATCCTCGAGACCATCGGCAACACCCCGCACGTCCGCATCAACCGCCTCTTCGGGGCCCAGTCCGAGGTCTGGCTCAAGCTCGAACGCGCCAACCCCGGCGGCAGCATCAAGGACCGCATCGGCCTTGCCATGATCGAGGACGCCGAGAAGCGCGGGGTGCTGACCAAGGCCAGCGTGATCATCGAGCCGACCTCCGGCAATACCGGCATCGGCCTGGCCATGACCGCGGCGGTGAAGGGCTACCGGCTGATCCTGGTGATGCCGGAGTCGATGTCGGTGGAACGCCGCCGCATCATGGCGGCGTACGGCGCGGAGCTCGACCTCACGCCGCGGGAGAAGGGCATGAAGGGGGCGATCGAGCGCGCCAGGGAGCTGCTGGCCGCCACCCCCGGCGGGTGGATGCCCCAGCAGTTCGAGAACCCGGCCAACATCGAGGTGCACAAGCGCACCACGGCGCGGGAGATCCTGGCCGACTTCCCGGAAGGGATCGACGTGCTGATCACCGGGGTGGGGACCGGCGGGCACCTCACCGGGGTGAGCGAGGCGCTCAAGGAGAAGCTGCCCCGGCTCCAGACCTACGCGGTGGAGCCGGCCAAGTCGCCGGTCATCTCGGGCGGCCAGCCGAGCCCGCACAAGATCCAGGGCATCGGCGCCGGATTCATCCCGGCCAACCTGCACACCGCCACCCTCGACGGCACCATCCAGGTCACCGAGGAAGAGGCGTTCAGCTACGCGGCGCGCGCCGCGCGCGAGGAGGGGATCTTCGTCGGGCCCTCCTCCGGGGCCTCCCTCGCCGCGGTCGCGAAGAAGCTGCCCGAGCTCGCGCCAGGGGCGCGGGTGCTGGTGTTCTGCTACGACACCGGGGAGCGGTACCTGTCGATCGAGGGGTTGTTCTAG
- a CDS encoding serine acetyltransferase, which translates to MTDDLQGFIGRVSAAREGYALPVQAGRLAEELTHAALALLFPHFAASQSTAAAEIRGELERLRGQLDAFLLAQGLGPERATAVGHRFVAALPALQESLALDARATCEADPAARSVDEVLLAYPGFLALACYRIAHALCAEGVVLLPRLIAEFAHRETGIDIHPGARIGRSLAIDHGTGIVIGETTVIGDGVRLYQGVTLGALSVRKDLARQKRHPTIEDDVVIYANATILGGDTVIGAGSVIGGNVWLTHSVPPGSVVTHGATVERPRVADEPLLEYNI; encoded by the coding sequence ATGACCGACGACCTGCAGGGCTTCATCGGCCGGGTGAGCGCCGCGCGCGAGGGCTACGCGCTGCCGGTGCAGGCCGGCCGGCTCGCGGAGGAACTCACCCACGCCGCCCTGGCGCTCCTGTTCCCGCACTTCGCCGCCAGCCAGAGCACTGCCGCGGCCGAGATCCGCGGGGAGCTGGAGCGGCTCCGGGGGCAGCTCGACGCGTTCCTCCTGGCCCAGGGCCTGGGCCCGGAGCGCGCGACGGCGGTGGGCCACCGCTTCGTGGCCGCGCTGCCGGCGCTCCAGGAATCACTGGCCCTGGATGCCCGCGCCACCTGCGAGGCGGACCCGGCCGCCCGGAGCGTGGACGAGGTGCTGCTCGCGTACCCGGGGTTCCTGGCCCTGGCCTGCTACCGGATTGCGCACGCCCTCTGTGCCGAGGGCGTGGTGCTCCTGCCCCGCCTGATCGCGGAGTTCGCCCACCGCGAGACGGGCATCGACATCCATCCGGGGGCCCGCATCGGCCGGTCGCTCGCCATCGACCACGGCACCGGCATCGTCATCGGCGAGACGACCGTGATCGGCGACGGGGTGCGGCTCTACCAGGGCGTGACCCTCGGCGCGCTGAGCGTGCGGAAGGACCTGGCCCGCCAGAAGCGGCACCCCACGATCGAGGACGATGTCGTGATCTACGCCAACGCCACGATCCTGGGTGGCGACACCGTCATCGGGGCCGGGAGCGTGATCGGCGGCAACGTCTGGCTCACCCACAGCGTGCCGCCGGGCTCGGTGGTGACACATGGCGCGACCGTCGAGCGCCCCCGGGTCGCGGACGAGCCGCTGCTGGAGTACAATATCTAG
- a CDS encoding acetate kinase, producing the protein MHVLVINAGSATLKYKLVRVVGEALTIVAQGREELAAGHGRAVAHLLGTLPVPPDAVAHRCVHGGDRFGALAPITDAVLTDLEALVPLDPLHGEAALAGIRATRHLPVPNVAAFDTAFHRTLPPVATRYAVPASRVIHRFGFHGWSYLSVLERYTELTGRADPSLIILHLGSGASAAAIRDGRSVDTSMGLSPLEGLVMGTRPGDLDAGVLLELLREGHTEASLTDLLYRRSGLTALAGEADLRHLLAREDPEARLAIDLFCYRVRKYVGAYLAVLEGAAEAIIFTGGIGEHSSVIRGRIAAPFGWAGVVLGEDGDWVREERISREESRLAVWVIPTREEELIARETARLLSA; encoded by the coding sequence ATGCACGTCCTGGTGATCAATGCGGGCAGCGCCACGCTCAAGTACAAGCTGGTCCGGGTGGTGGGCGAGGCCCTGACGATCGTGGCGCAGGGTCGGGAGGAGCTGGCGGCCGGTCATGGCCGCGCGGTGGCGCACCTGCTGGGCACCCTGCCGGTGCCGCCCGACGCGGTGGCCCACCGCTGCGTCCACGGCGGGGACCGGTTCGGCGCGCTGGCCCCGATCACCGACGCCGTCCTCACCGACCTCGAGGCGCTGGTGCCCCTCGACCCGCTCCACGGCGAGGCCGCGCTGGCCGGCATCCGCGCCACTCGGCACCTCCCGGTGCCGAACGTGGCCGCGTTCGATACCGCCTTCCACCGCACCCTGCCACCGGTGGCCACCCGATACGCCGTGCCCGCCTCGCGGGTGATTCACCGCTTCGGCTTCCACGGCTGGTCCTACCTCTCGGTGCTGGAGCGCTACACCGAGCTCACCGGTCGCGCCGACCCGAGCCTCATCATCCTGCACCTGGGCAGCGGTGCCAGCGCGGCGGCGATCCGTGACGGACGCTCGGTCGACACCTCGATGGGCCTCTCACCGCTCGAGGGGCTGGTGATGGGCACCCGCCCGGGCGACCTCGACGCCGGCGTGCTGCTGGAGCTGCTGCGTGAGGGGCACACTGAGGCCTCCCTCACCGACCTGCTGTACCGGCGCTCGGGGCTCACGGCCCTCGCCGGCGAGGCGGACCTCCGCCACCTGCTCGCCCGCGAGGATCCGGAGGCGCGGCTCGCCATCGACCTGTTCTGCTACCGGGTGCGGAAGTACGTGGGGGCCTACCTTGCGGTGCTCGAAGGCGCGGCGGAGGCCATCATCTTCACCGGCGGCATCGGCGAGCACTCGAGCGTCATCCGGGGCCGGATCGCGGCGCCCTTCGGGTGGGCCGGGGTGGTGCTGGGGGAGGATGGGGACTGGGTGCGGGAGGAGCGGATCTCGCGGGAGGAGAGCCGCCTCGCGGTGTGGGTGATTCCCACCCGTGAGGAAGAGCTGATCGCGCGGGAGACCGCGCGCCTGCTCAGCGCTTGA
- a CDS encoding caspase family protein — protein sequence MFDRSALRPLPGRLLLGALALTLAAGPAAAQQQKAMKQSPARSKGRVTLAQAKAVRGNTTLLPGLNARGELDQADPVMGNDKTPYEVWSYSGKAGEVLTITMRSYKADAYLLVVRQTASGLETLAEDDDGLGGGTTDAGLRLRLPADGDYLIVANAATTLGAEFFYGAYTLELVSSLSNPSATNFAALYPGGGAAGEKYAVVVGIADYPGEEEDLTGPRQDAAMFREVLISKYGFKEQNIVTLTDRNGSRDQIVNAFRRFLAQAGPNGTVVFYYSGHGTQLDENVGLTGADDPEEDGKDEAIYVWGNTAEEKGSLILDDELGILANEQGAGRVLLVLDACFSGTGSRAGGGTPKLARFKDIKAVVDLPKAYVAPTGRAAGMKMASVPEPGRHVLLAASSDKEVSWTAGGWPTRGGIASVFTYYLVEAMAKAPAGATIDQLMATITSQTNTYAKDKYGKTQTPQAEGSRRTDALAAYLGN from the coding sequence ATGTTCGACCGTTCGGCCCTGCGCCCGCTGCCCGGGCGCCTGCTGCTCGGTGCCCTCGCGCTGACCCTCGCCGCCGGCCCGGCCGCCGCCCAGCAGCAGAAGGCGATGAAGCAGTCTCCCGCCCGCAGCAAGGGGCGCGTGACCCTCGCGCAGGCCAAGGCCGTGCGCGGCAACACCACCCTGCTCCCGGGGCTCAACGCCCGCGGCGAGCTGGACCAGGCCGATCCCGTCATGGGCAACGACAAGACCCCGTATGAGGTCTGGTCGTACAGCGGCAAGGCGGGCGAGGTGCTCACCATCACCATGCGGAGCTACAAGGCTGACGCCTACCTGCTGGTGGTCCGGCAGACGGCCAGCGGCCTCGAGACCCTGGCCGAGGATGACGATGGCCTGGGCGGCGGCACCACCGACGCCGGGCTCCGCCTCCGCCTCCCCGCCGATGGCGACTACCTCATCGTGGCCAACGCGGCGACCACCCTCGGCGCCGAGTTCTTCTACGGCGCCTACACGCTCGAGCTGGTCTCCTCCCTCAGCAACCCCTCCGCCACCAACTTCGCCGCGCTCTACCCGGGCGGCGGCGCGGCCGGCGAGAAGTACGCGGTGGTCGTCGGCATCGCCGACTACCCCGGCGAGGAGGAGGACCTCACCGGCCCGCGGCAGGACGCCGCGATGTTCCGCGAGGTGCTCATCAGCAAGTACGGCTTCAAGGAGCAGAACATCGTCACCCTGACCGACCGCAATGGCAGCCGCGACCAGATCGTCAATGCCTTCCGGCGGTTCCTGGCCCAGGCCGGCCCCAACGGCACGGTGGTCTTCTACTACTCCGGGCATGGCACCCAGCTGGACGAGAACGTGGGCCTTACCGGGGCGGACGACCCGGAAGAGGATGGCAAGGACGAGGCGATCTACGTCTGGGGCAACACGGCCGAGGAGAAGGGGAGCCTGATCCTCGATGACGAGCTGGGCATCCTCGCCAACGAGCAGGGCGCGGGGCGGGTGCTGCTGGTGCTCGATGCCTGCTTCTCGGGGACCGGCAGCCGGGCCGGCGGTGGCACGCCCAAGCTGGCGCGCTTCAAGGACATCAAGGCCGTGGTGGACCTGCCCAAGGCCTACGTGGCCCCGACCGGGCGCGCCGCGGGCATGAAGATGGCCTCGGTGCCGGAGCCGGGGCGCCACGTGCTCCTCGCCGCCTCCAGCGACAAGGAAGTCTCGTGGACCGCCGGCGGCTGGCCCACCCGCGGCGGCATCGCCAGCGTGTTCACCTACTACCTGGTGGAGGCGATGGCCAAGGCGCCGGCCGGCGCCACGATCGACCAGCTGATGGCCACGATCACCAGCCAGACCAACACCTACGCCAAGGACAAGTACGGGAAGACCCAGACGCCCCAGGCGGAGGGATCCCGCCGGACCGACGCCCTCGCGGCGTACCTGGGCAACTAG
- a CDS encoding caspase family protein: MSPRTLPHLPLLGALLLLPLSQPAPDGAWDGVGRGAATGVRADSGRKLALIIAIARYPRASGYSRLSSDNDVPLIRAALLRQGFDSAAIRVLADTQATRAGILRALDDLAGAARPGDVVVIHYSGHGHQITDDNGDELDGLDEVLVPFDARADVDPATYHGEFHVRDDELEPRLLALRTRVAGGGNVVMFIDACHSGSATRSALPVRGGLPPIGTPARAATRGGAEGGDWVRTAAPTRGGGASADGLAPMVIFSAARQDQLASEVELKDQDETAGSLSVGLSRVLANLDGGARLTYRGVFDQLKGWMQGEVPLQTPQLEGDADVQLFSGRAVVQKPYHRVRALEGDSLLQLDGGTLVGLLPGSRLAFHAVGTADPSAATPVGQGVVVRADELGAVVRPDAPARVTDLRSAWAFVTEYAFAEFRVRVRLDPAIPAGLRQAIAADFSRSGVIQLSEHLGELMIRPVGALTRGAAPLTVAWTEDTTVALLAPVDATTPAGRATLTERVRTLARSAYLKQVAMVDPRIRVRIELVPATHVFGTDGSCDFRQSDTTRARAHLSAGNQWVLQPQDGFLLRFINEGTEPAYIAVLDLMPDGEIGQLFPRPELSGEDNLLPPGGRYTSTLCYYATEPFGTEVFKLFATRRRVDFQPVLTQRGPTRSGSAHPLERLLGETYTTTRTGTAAAPQGTGTTATLTLQIVPPTAP; encoded by the coding sequence ATGTCGCCGAGAACGCTCCCGCACCTCCCGCTGCTGGGTGCCCTGCTGCTGCTCCCCCTCTCCCAGCCGGCCCCCGATGGGGCATGGGATGGGGTGGGTCGCGGCGCCGCCACGGGAGTCCGGGCCGACAGCGGCCGGAAGCTGGCCCTGATCATCGCCATCGCCCGGTACCCGCGCGCCAGCGGCTACAGCCGGCTCAGCTCCGACAACGACGTCCCGCTCATCCGCGCCGCGCTGCTGCGGCAGGGGTTCGACTCGGCCGCCATCCGGGTCCTCGCGGATACCCAGGCCACGCGGGCCGGCATCCTCCGCGCCCTCGACGACCTGGCCGGTGCCGCCCGTCCCGGGGATGTAGTGGTGATCCACTACAGCGGGCACGGGCACCAGATCACCGATGACAACGGCGATGAACTCGACGGGCTGGACGAGGTGCTGGTGCCCTTCGACGCCCGGGCCGACGTCGATCCCGCGACCTACCATGGCGAATTCCACGTCCGCGACGACGAGCTGGAGCCTCGGCTCCTGGCCCTGCGGACCCGGGTGGCCGGGGGCGGCAACGTGGTGATGTTCATCGATGCCTGCCACTCCGGATCGGCCACGCGCAGCGCGCTGCCGGTGCGGGGCGGGCTGCCGCCGATCGGCACGCCGGCGCGCGCCGCCACGCGCGGCGGCGCCGAGGGCGGCGACTGGGTCCGGACCGCCGCGCCCACCCGGGGCGGGGGCGCGAGCGCTGATGGGTTGGCACCGATGGTGATCTTCTCCGCCGCGCGGCAGGACCAGCTGGCGAGCGAGGTGGAGCTCAAGGACCAGGACGAGACCGCCGGTTCACTCTCGGTCGGGCTCTCGCGGGTGCTCGCCAACCTGGACGGGGGCGCGCGCCTCACCTATCGCGGGGTGTTCGACCAGCTCAAGGGCTGGATGCAGGGCGAGGTCCCCCTGCAGACGCCCCAGCTCGAGGGCGACGCCGACGTCCAGCTCTTCAGCGGCCGGGCGGTGGTCCAGAAGCCGTATCACCGGGTGCGCGCGCTCGAGGGCGACTCGCTGCTCCAGCTCGACGGCGGCACCCTGGTGGGGCTGCTGCCCGGCTCCCGGCTGGCCTTCCATGCCGTGGGCACCGCCGACCCCTCCGCCGCCACGCCGGTGGGGCAGGGCGTGGTGGTCCGCGCGGACGAGCTGGGCGCGGTGGTGCGTCCCGACGCCCCGGCGCGTGTCACCGACCTGCGGTCCGCCTGGGCCTTCGTCACCGAGTACGCCTTCGCCGAGTTCCGGGTGCGGGTCCGGCTCGATCCGGCCATCCCGGCGGGGCTGCGGCAGGCCATCGCCGCCGACTTCAGCCGCAGCGGCGTGATCCAGCTCTCCGAGCACCTGGGCGAGCTCATGATCCGGCCGGTGGGCGCGCTCACCCGCGGGGCCGCGCCGCTGACCGTGGCATGGACCGAGGACACCACGGTGGCGCTGCTCGCGCCGGTGGATGCCACCACGCCGGCGGGCCGCGCCACGCTCACCGAGCGGGTCCGCACCCTGGCGCGGAGCGCCTACCTGAAGCAGGTCGCGATGGTCGACCCGCGGATCCGGGTGCGGATCGAGCTGGTGCCCGCCACCCACGTCTTCGGCACCGACGGGAGCTGCGACTTCCGGCAGTCGGACACCACGCGGGCGCGGGCCCACCTCTCGGCCGGGAACCAGTGGGTCCTGCAGCCGCAGGACGGTTTCCTGCTCCGCTTCATCAACGAGGGCACCGAGCCCGCCTACATCGCGGTGCTCGACCTCATGCCCGATGGCGAGATCGGCCAGCTCTTCCCGCGGCCCGAGCTCTCCGGCGAGGACAACCTGCTGCCCCCGGGTGGCCGCTACACCTCGACGCTCTGCTACTACGCGACGGAGCCGTTCGGGACCGAGGTGTTCAAGCTCTTTGCCACGCGCCGCCGGGTGGACTTCCAGCCCGTGCTCACGCAGCGCGGTCCCACCCGAAGCGGCTCGGCGCACCCGCTGGAGCGGCTCCTCGGCGAGACGTACACCACCACGCGCACCGGCACCGCGGCGGCCCCCCAGGGCACCGGCACCACCGCGACGCTCACCCTGCAGATCGTTCCCCCCACGGCGCCATGA